The Metabacillus schmidteae genome includes a region encoding these proteins:
- a CDS encoding toprim domain-containing protein: MSLVEVEKVLIVEGKSDKKKVLNVICEPIEIICTNGTISITKMDELIDELFLKDVYILVDSDDAGDRLRKQFKREFPEASHIYIDRAYREVATAPDHHVASVLLSANIDVNAKFL; encoded by the coding sequence ATGTCGTTAGTTGAGGTTGAAAAAGTATTAATTGTTGAAGGTAAATCAGATAAAAAGAAAGTGTTAAATGTAATATGTGAACCAATAGAAATCATTTGCACAAATGGTACCATCAGTATAACAAAAATGGATGAATTAATTGACGAGTTATTCCTTAAAGATGTGTATATTTTAGTGGATTCAGATGATGCAGGAGACCGTTTGCGTAAACAATTTAAAAGAGAATTTCCTGAAGCATCCCACATCTATATTGACAGGGCTTATCGTGAGGTAGCAACAGCGCCTGATCATCATGTTGCATCAGTCCTGCTTAGTGCTAATATAGATGTAAATGCTAAATTTCTTTAG
- a CDS encoding thioredoxin family protein, with product MIEWKEKQLTILNEGIYIMYLYTPMCGTCQVAKKMLTVVDELLPDLDIHSINLNYYPEEAKELGIESVPCLLIFKDGKIMERVYAFQSVGYLYDLIKQYNRKDDIFLGK from the coding sequence ATGATTGAGTGGAAGGAAAAACAGCTTACAATATTAAACGAAGGTATTTATATAATGTATTTATATACTCCAATGTGTGGTACATGTCAGGTTGCTAAAAAAATGCTCACTGTTGTAGATGAATTACTTCCAGATTTAGATATTCATTCTATTAATTTAAATTATTATCCAGAAGAAGCGAAAGAATTGGGAATTGAAAGTGTACCATGCTTGCTTATATTTAAAGATGGAAAAATAATGGAAAGAGTATATGCGTTTCAGTCAGTGGGATATCTTTATGATCTTATAAAACAATATAATAGAAAAGATGACATATTTCTTGGGAAATAG
- a CDS encoding SCP2 sterol-binding domain-containing protein, which produces MFITDFIISINKADFIKPILTNRNLIVEIKATNKSSYFLELSSKNSNVLASRPSNVDFYIEGEEQDIKEMLENKISLKQLISLGCIKIKGSYRDFLKLDALIKLK; this is translated from the coding sequence ATGTTTATCACTGACTTTATTATAAGTATAAATAAAGCGGATTTTATAAAACCAATCTTAACGAATAGAAACCTAATAGTTGAAATTAAAGCTACTAATAAGTCCAGCTACTTTCTTGAACTTTCTTCAAAAAATTCAAATGTATTAGCTTCCCGACCGTCTAATGTGGATTTTTATATTGAAGGAGAAGAACAAGATATTAAGGAGATGTTGGAAAATAAAATTAGCTTAAAGCAATTAATTTCACTTGGGTGTATAAAGATTAAAGGATCCTACCGCGATTTTCTAAAACTTGATGCGTTAATTAAATTAAAATAA
- a CDS encoding methionine ABC transporter ATP-binding protein, with protein MITLANVNKIYKTKAGQVQAVNNVNLEIEKGEIFGIIGYSGAGKSSLIRLLNGLERPTSGQVNVAGSQIDSISGAKLRKARLEISMIFQHFNLLWSRTVRENIAFPLEIAGVKKSERLKRVDELIKLVGLEGRENAYPSQLSGGQKQRVGIARALANNPKVLLCDEATSALDPQTTDSILDLLVDINKRLGLTIVLITHEMHVIRKICHRVAVMENGEVVEQGEVLDVFKNPQKEITKRFVKQVTEPEETNEVVAHLLELYPKGKVIQLTFVGEAAEQPLISNLIRQFDLEVNILQGKIAQTQSGSYGNLFIHLDGDEQEINKALEFIYGQHVEVEVIAHA; from the coding sequence ATGATTACATTAGCAAATGTCAATAAAATATATAAAACAAAAGCAGGTCAGGTTCAGGCTGTTAACAATGTAAATTTAGAAATAGAAAAAGGCGAGATTTTTGGAATTATTGGTTACAGTGGAGCTGGTAAGAGTTCTTTGATTCGTCTTTTAAATGGGCTGGAAAGACCAACTAGTGGTCAAGTAAATGTTGCTGGAAGTCAAATTGACTCAATTTCTGGAGCAAAATTACGTAAAGCTCGATTAGAAATAAGCATGATTTTTCAACACTTCAATCTGTTATGGTCAAGAACAGTTCGAGAGAATATCGCATTTCCATTAGAAATTGCAGGTGTAAAAAAATCTGAACGACTAAAGCGTGTTGATGAGCTTATTAAGCTTGTAGGTTTAGAAGGCCGGGAAAATGCATATCCGTCACAATTAAGTGGTGGGCAAAAACAACGTGTGGGAATTGCAAGAGCACTAGCAAATAATCCAAAAGTATTATTATGTGATGAAGCTACATCTGCATTAGATCCTCAAACAACTGATTCTATCTTAGACTTATTAGTTGATATTAATAAGCGTTTAGGGTTAACAATTGTTCTCATTACGCATGAAATGCATGTCATTCGTAAGATATGCCATCGCGTTGCGGTAATGGAGAATGGGGAAGTTGTGGAACAGGGTGAAGTTCTGGATGTATTTAAAAACCCGCAAAAGGAAATAACAAAGCGCTTTGTTAAGCAGGTAACAGAACCTGAAGAGACAAATGAAGTTGTAGCTCATTTATTAGAGTTATATCCAAAAGGAAAAGTTATTCAACTTACCTTTGTTGGAGAAGCGGCTGAGCAGCCGTTGATCTCTAATTTAATTCGACAATTTGATTTAGAAGTAAATATTCTTCAAGGAAAAATTGCACAGACTCAAAGCGGTTCTTATGGTAACTTATTTATTCACCTTGATGGTGATGAGCAGGAAATTAACAAAGCATTGGAGTTTATTTACGGACAGCATGTAGAAGTAGAGGTGATTGCACATGCTTGA
- a CDS encoding methionine ABC transporter permease, with the protein MLEQLLPEVNWEKVWESTYETIYMTTWSVLATFILGLLLGLLLFLTAKGNIWENKLINNLVAAIVNIFRSIPFIILIILLLPFTKAIVGTILGVNAALPALIIGAAPFYGRMVEIALREIDKGVIEAAKSMGAKTSTIIFKVLLPESMPALVSGITVTAIALIGYTAMAGAIGAGGLGNLAFMEGFNRGNNQVTLVATIIILIFVFIIQFIGDIITKSIDKR; encoded by the coding sequence ATGCTTGAACAGCTTTTACCTGAAGTGAACTGGGAAAAGGTTTGGGAATCAACCTATGAAACAATCTATATGACGACTTGGTCAGTCCTGGCTACATTTATTTTGGGACTTCTTCTTGGATTATTATTATTTTTAACGGCTAAGGGAAACATATGGGAAAACAAGTTAATTAATAATCTGGTTGCAGCAATCGTTAATATTTTTCGATCAATTCCATTTATCATCTTAATTATCTTATTATTACCTTTTACGAAAGCAATTGTGGGGACGATATTAGGAGTTAATGCAGCATTGCCGGCACTAATTATTGGTGCAGCTCCATTTTATGGTCGTATGGTAGAGATTGCCCTAAGAGAAATTGATAAAGGCGTAATTGAGGCTGCTAAATCAATGGGCGCAAAAACAAGTACAATCATTTTCAAAGTGCTATTACCTGAATCAATGCCTGCTTTAGTATCAGGAATTACAGTTACAGCTATCGCATTAATTGGTTATACAGCAATGGCTGGTGCTATTGGTGCAGGTGGACTTGGAAATCTTGCCTTTATGGAAGGATTTAATAGAGGAAATAACCAAGTGACGTTAGTAGCAACTATTATTATTTTAATTTTTGTGTTTATTATCCAATTTATTGGAGATATCATAACTAAATCAATCGATAAACGATAG
- a CDS encoding MetQ/NlpA family ABC transporter substrate-binding protein — MKKTLLAMILTILTAALVACGGADQGEGATEGAEGETKSLTVGASPVPHVEILEEAIPLLEEKGIELKIEEFTDYVLPNKSLESEDLDANYFQHEPYLKSQIADNGYKFVSAGGVHIEPIGVYSKRHKSLDDLPDGAKIIMSNSVADHGRMLSMLEEKGLITLKEGVDKTAATLEDIAENPKNLEFEADIEAPMLTKAYENDEADAFLINGNFALQADLNPAEDSIALESPENNPYVNLLVVREGDEDREEIKALVEVLQSDEIKEFIETKYKGSVISATQGE, encoded by the coding sequence ATGAAAAAGACATTATTAGCTATGATTTTAACCATCCTAACGGCTGCACTTGTTGCTTGCGGTGGAGCAGATCAAGGGGAAGGCGCAACAGAAGGTGCCGAAGGTGAAACAAAATCATTAACAGTGGGTGCTTCACCAGTTCCACACGTTGAAATTTTAGAGGAAGCTATACCACTTTTAGAGGAAAAAGGTATTGAATTAAAAATTGAAGAATTTACAGACTATGTATTACCTAATAAATCTTTAGAATCTGAAGATTTAGATGCTAACTACTTCCAACATGAGCCATACTTAAAATCTCAAATTGCAGATAATGGTTACAAATTTGTAAGTGCTGGCGGCGTTCATATTGAGCCAATCGGTGTATATTCAAAACGTCATAAATCATTAGATGATCTTCCTGATGGTGCTAAAATTATTATGAGTAACTCTGTAGCAGACCATGGTCGTATGCTTTCAATGTTAGAAGAAAAAGGGTTAATTACGTTAAAAGAGGGCGTTGATAAAACAGCAGCAACTCTTGAAGATATTGCAGAGAATCCTAAAAACTTAGAATTTGAAGCAGACATCGAAGCGCCTATGTTAACAAAAGCATATGAAAATGATGAAGCAGATGCGTTTCTAATCAATGGTAACTTCGCTCTTCAAGCCGATTTAAACCCTGCGGAAGATTCAATCGCACTTGAGTCACCTGAAAACAATCCATATGTGAACTTACTTGTTGTTCGCGAAGGTGATGAAGATAGAGAAGAAATTAAAGCTCTAGTTGAAGTTCTTCAATCAGATGAAATCAAAGAGTTTATTGAAACTAAATACAAAGGTTCTGTTATCTCTGCTACACAAGGAGAGTAA
- a CDS encoding carboxymuconolactone decarboxylase family protein, translating into MEQNEELMTSTEAALHEYKMGLGMFTQKMPDIATHYNAFTEACFKEGKLSKKEKHLIALGIAINTQDEYCIIYHAKGCLDNGAGEDEILEAVGVTAAFGGGAAMSQAVTLVQECIQELNQLKQ; encoded by the coding sequence ATGGAACAAAATGAAGAACTTATGACCTCTACTGAAGCTGCTTTACATGAATATAAAATGGGTTTAGGTATGTTCACTCAAAAAATGCCGGACATTGCAACACATTATAATGCATTTACAGAGGCATGTTTTAAAGAAGGGAAACTTTCTAAAAAAGAAAAGCATTTAATTGCTTTGGGAATTGCGATCAATACCCAAGACGAATACTGTATTATTTACCATGCTAAAGGATGTCTTGATAATGGAGCAGGTGAAGATGAAATTTTAGAAGCAGTTGGTGTTACAGCAGCTTTCGGCGGAGGAGCTGCGATGAGCCAGGCCGTTACACTTGTGCAGGAATGTATTCAGGAGCTTAACCAACTAAAACAATAA
- the sufC gene encoding Fe-S cluster assembly ATPase SufC, giving the protein MAGSTLIIKDLHVEIDGKEILKGVNLEIKGGEFHAIMGPNGTGKSTLSSAIMGHPKYEVTQGSITLDGEDVLEMEVDERARAGLFLAMQYPSEISGVTNADFLRSSINARREEGDEISLMKFIRKMDANMEDLEMDQDMAQRYLNEGFSGGEKKRNEILQLMMIEPKIAILDEIDSGLDIDALKIVAKGINKMRNEEFGCLMITHYQRLLNYITPDKVHVMMQGRVVKSGGPELAQRLEAEGYDWIKQELGIEDETVGQEA; this is encoded by the coding sequence ATGGCAGGTTCTACATTAATCATTAAGGATTTACACGTAGAAATTGATGGGAAAGAAATTCTTAAAGGTGTAAATCTTGAAATAAAAGGCGGAGAGTTCCACGCAATCATGGGACCAAACGGAACAGGTAAATCTACTTTATCTTCAGCAATTATGGGTCACCCAAAATATGAAGTCACACAAGGCAGCATCACATTAGACGGTGAAGATGTATTGGAAATGGAAGTAGACGAGCGTGCTCGTGCGGGTCTATTCCTTGCTATGCAATATCCTAGTGAAATCAGTGGTGTAACAAATGCTGACTTCTTACGTTCTTCTATTAACGCACGTCGAGAAGAAGGTGATGAAATTTCTCTAATGAAGTTCATCCGTAAAATGGATGCTAACATGGAAGATCTTGAAATGGATCAAGATATGGCTCAACGTTACTTAAATGAAGGATTCTCTGGCGGAGAGAAAAAGCGTAACGAAATTCTTCAGTTAATGATGATTGAACCGAAAATTGCAATCTTAGATGAGATCGATTCTGGTCTTGATATTGATGCATTAAAGATCGTTGCAAAAGGAATTAACAAAATGCGTAATGAAGAGTTCGGCTGCTTAATGATCACTCACTACCAACGTTTATTAAACTACATTACTCCTGATAAAGTACATGTCATGATGCAGGGACGTGTAGTAAAATCAGGTGGTCCTGAGCTAGCACAACGCTTAGAAGCAGAAGGATATGACTGGATTAAGCAAGAACTAGGTATTGAAGACGAAACTGTTGGGCAAGAAGCATAA
- the sufD gene encoding Fe-S cluster assembly protein SufD, which produces MRRMETLTINQDYVTSFSSKLGEPDWLKDLRLQALAKLEDLPMPKPDKTKIDKWNFTNFKEHTVESQKLDSLNDLHEDVKSLIDLESTNKNLYIQVNNTAAFTSLSTELKDQGVILTDIHTAAKEHSDLMQKYFMKDGVKVDEHRLTALHAALVNGGVFVYVPKNVEVAEPIQAVFVHDNPNTTLFNHVIVVADDNSSVTYVENYISTVEKVEGVFNIISEVFANTNARVTYGAVDTLANGVTTYVNRRGVAGRDSRIEWALGLMNDGNTISENVTNLMGDGSFGDTKTVVVGRGEQKQNFTTKVVHFGKHSEGYILKHGVMKDSASSIFNGIGKIEHGATKSNAEQESRVLMLSEKARGDANPILLIDEDDVTAGHAASVGRVDPIQLYYLMSRGIPQVEAERLVIHGFLAPVVKELPIEGVKKQLVEVIERKVK; this is translated from the coding sequence ATGAGACGTATGGAAACATTAACGATCAATCAGGATTATGTCACAAGCTTTTCTAGTAAGCTTGGTGAACCAGATTGGCTAAAAGATCTTCGCTTACAAGCTCTTGCAAAACTAGAGGATCTTCCAATGCCAAAACCAGATAAAACAAAAATTGATAAATGGAATTTCACAAACTTTAAAGAACATACGGTTGAAAGTCAAAAACTGGATTCTCTTAATGATTTACATGAAGATGTAAAATCTTTAATCGATTTGGAATCAACGAACAAAAACCTATATATTCAAGTTAACAATACAGCTGCATTTACTTCATTATCAACTGAATTAAAAGATCAAGGTGTGATCTTAACTGACATTCACACAGCAGCAAAAGAACATTCTGATTTAATGCAAAAATATTTTATGAAAGATGGCGTTAAAGTTGACGAGCATCGCTTAACAGCTTTACATGCTGCTCTTGTTAATGGTGGAGTATTTGTTTATGTACCTAAGAACGTAGAAGTTGCAGAACCAATTCAAGCGGTGTTCGTACATGATAACCCGAATACAACATTATTCAACCATGTGATCGTTGTAGCAGATGATAACAGTTCAGTTACTTATGTTGAAAACTATATTTCAACAGTAGAAAAGGTTGAAGGTGTATTTAACATTATTTCAGAAGTGTTTGCTAATACGAATGCTCGTGTTACTTACGGGGCAGTAGACACATTAGCAAATGGTGTGACAACATATGTTAACCGCCGTGGAGTTGCTGGTCGTGATTCACGCATTGAATGGGCTTTAGGCTTAATGAATGATGGAAACACAATTTCTGAGAATGTGACAAACCTAATGGGTGACGGGTCTTTCGGTGATACAAAAACAGTTGTTGTTGGTCGTGGCGAGCAAAAGCAAAACTTTACAACAAAGGTAGTTCATTTTGGTAAGCACTCAGAAGGCTATATTTTAAAGCATGGTGTGATGAAGGATAGTGCTTCTTCAATATTCAATGGTATCGGTAAAATTGAACATGGTGCAACAAAATCTAACGCAGAACAAGAGTCACGTGTTCTAATGCTTAGTGAAAAAGCACGTGGGGATGCAAACCCAATTTTATTAATTGATGAAGATGATGTAACAGCAGGTCATGCCGCTTCTGTTGGTCGTGTTGATCCGATTCAGCTTTATTATTTAATGAGTCGTGGTATTCCTCAAGTAGAAGCTGAGCGCTTAGTCATTCATGGTTTCTTAGCACCGGTTGTTAAAGAGCTTCCAATAGAAGGCGTGAAGAAGCAGTTAGTTGAGGTTATTGAAAGGAAAGTTAAGTAA
- a CDS encoding cysteine desulfurase: protein MNIHDIRAHFPILNQQVNGNDLVYLDSAATSQKPIAVIEALSTYYKEYNSNVHRGVHTLGTKATDGYEGAREKVRRFINAKSMQEIIFTRGATTALNIVAQSYGLTNVKEGDEIVITYMEHHANVIPWQQVAKITGATLKYIPLQEDGTIDLKDVEETVTANTKIVSVMLVSNVLGTINPIKEITEIAHKNGAVMVVDGAQSTPHMKIDVRDLDCDFYAFSGHKMCGPTGIGVLYGKRALLENMEPVEFGGEMIDFVGLQESTWKELPWKFEAGTPIIAGAIGLSAAIDFLEDIGLEAIEAHEHKLAQYALEQLSQIDGMTIYGPKHRAGLVTFNIDDVHPHDVATVLDAEGIAVRAGHHCAQPLMKWLKVSATARASFYLYNTEEEVDKLVAGIKKTKEYFSNV from the coding sequence ATGAATATCCATGATATTCGTGCCCATTTTCCGATCCTAAATCAACAAGTAAACGGCAACGATCTTGTCTACTTAGATAGTGCCGCAACATCTCAGAAGCCAATTGCTGTTATTGAAGCTTTATCAACTTACTATAAAGAGTACAATTCCAATGTTCACCGTGGAGTTCATACGTTAGGTACGAAAGCGACTGACGGATATGAAGGAGCACGTGAAAAGGTAAGACGATTCATTAATGCTAAGTCAATGCAGGAAATCATTTTTACTCGTGGTGCAACTACAGCGTTAAACATTGTTGCGCAAAGCTATGGGCTTACTAACGTAAAAGAAGGTGACGAAATCGTCATTACGTATATGGAGCACCACGCAAATGTAATTCCTTGGCAACAAGTAGCAAAAATTACTGGAGCCACATTGAAATACATTCCTTTACAAGAAGATGGAACAATTGATCTTAAGGATGTTGAAGAAACGGTTACAGCTAATACAAAAATTGTTTCAGTTATGCTTGTTTCAAATGTACTCGGAACAATTAATCCGATTAAGGAAATCACTGAAATTGCCCATAAAAATGGGGCTGTAATGGTTGTTGATGGTGCTCAAAGTACTCCTCACATGAAAATTGATGTACGCGATTTAGATTGTGATTTTTATGCCTTTTCAGGACATAAAATGTGTGGTCCAACAGGAATCGGGGTACTTTATGGTAAAAGGGCGCTACTGGAAAATATGGAACCAGTTGAATTTGGCGGAGAAATGATTGACTTTGTTGGATTACAAGAGTCAACATGGAAAGAGCTTCCTTGGAAGTTTGAAGCTGGGACGCCAATTATTGCTGGTGCTATTGGACTCAGTGCTGCGATTGATTTTCTAGAGGATATCGGATTAGAAGCAATTGAAGCACATGAGCATAAACTAGCTCAGTATGCTCTGGAACAATTAAGTCAGATTGACGGAATGACCATCTACGGACCTAAACATCGTGCGGGGTTAGTAACATTTAATATTGACGATGTTCATCCCCATGATGTTGCAACGGTTTTAGATGCTGAGGGAATTGCTGTACGTGCAGGTCACCATTGTGCACAGCCTTTAATGAAATGGCTAAAGGTTTCTGCAACAGCAAGAGCTAGTTTTTACCTGTACAACACAGAAGAAGAAGTGGATAAATTAGTTGCAGGTATTAAAAAGACAAAGGAGTACTTCAGTAATGTCTAA
- the sufU gene encoding Fe-S cluster assembly sulfur transfer protein SufU has translation MSNHVNLDTLYRQVIMDHYKNPRNKGILDNSLTVDMNNPTCGDRIRLTLDLEDDVVKNAKFEGEGCSISMSSASMMTQAIKGKKLEEALKLSEIFSNMMLGKEYDDDIDLGDIEALQGVAKFPARIKCATLAWKAMEKGVKEGNE, from the coding sequence ATGTCTAACCACGTAAACCTAGATACACTTTATCGTCAAGTGATTATGGATCATTATAAAAATCCTCGTAACAAAGGGATTCTAGATAATAGCCTAACGGTCGATATGAACAATCCTACTTGTGGAGATCGCATTCGTTTAACACTTGATCTTGAGGATGATGTGGTAAAAAATGCAAAATTCGAAGGAGAAGGATGTTCTATCTCAATGTCATCAGCATCTATGATGACACAAGCCATTAAAGGGAAAAAATTAGAGGAAGCATTAAAGCTTTCTGAAATCTTTTCGAATATGATGCTTGGTAAAGAATATGATGATGATATCGACTTAGGTGATATTGAAGCATTACAGGGAGTTGCAAAATTCCCTGCTCGTATTAAATGTGCGACACTTGCATGGAAAGCAATGGAAAAAGGCGTAAAAGAAGGCAACGAATAA